A single window of Rhizobium indicum DNA harbors:
- the queD gene encoding 6-carboxytetrahydropterin synthase QueD: MYRITKEFHLSASHQLDHLPTDHQCARLHGHNYVVIVELAAESLNDDGFVRDYHDLSPLKRYIDETFDHRHLNDVFGHSKVTSEFLARHFYDWCKQRFPETSSVRVSETPKTWAEYRP, from the coding sequence ATGTACCGCATCACCAAGGAGTTTCATCTCTCCGCCTCCCATCAATTGGATCACCTGCCTACCGACCATCAATGTGCTCGGCTTCACGGGCACAACTACGTCGTCATCGTCGAGCTGGCTGCGGAAAGCCTGAATGATGATGGCTTCGTACGTGACTATCACGACCTCTCACCGCTCAAGCGCTATATCGACGAAACTTTCGATCATCGTCACCTGAACGACGTCTTCGGCCATTCGAAAGTCACGTCGGAATTTCTGGCAAGGCACTTTTACGACTGGTGCAAGCAGCGCTTCCCGGAGACATCGTCCGTTCGCGTCAGCGAGACGCCGAAAACCTGGGCGGAGTACAGGCCGTGA
- a CDS encoding glycoside hydrolase family 2 protein — MRSVVSFNEGWSFHEGFGQRLLEAFDAAKSVSLPHTAVELPFSYFDETSYQRAFTYQKVLRWLPEFEGREVSLVFDAAMADSVVYLNGEEIIAHKDGYTPFEARLTGKLVKGENLVTVKIDGSENPDIPPFGGRIDYLTYAGIYRDVWLKVTDPVSIRNLKIETTDVLRPEKSATIRVDIANPEGRSFSATVTATLKQADGTVVATAATETIGSRTTLSFGGLTGIALWDITDPTLYDVTVELRTEHGSDRVSTRFGFRTAEFTPEGFLLNGKPLKLRGLNRHQAFPYVGYAAGRSAQERDADIMKTVLKCNIVRTSHYPQSKWFLDRCDTIGLLVFEEIPGWQHIGDADWQQESIENVRRMIERDWNHPSIIIWGVRINESQDNHDFYAETNRLARELDSTRQTGGVRYLTESELLEDVYTMNDFILGNEELPGANRPRTALRAQQENTGLSHKVPYLITEFNGHMHPTKIYDQEQRQAEHVRRHLDVLNAAYGDPDISGAIGWCMFDYNTHKDFGSGDRICYHGVMDMFREPKFAAYAYISQCDPSEEIVMKPVTFWARGERNIGGVLPLIILTNCDEVELQYGSLSKRIGPDRENYPHLPHPPVVLDHRHFTADELGTWGLEWIDGTFTGYIGGEPVASLTLAADPLPTTLEVVADSSTLRARERDSTRVIIRALDQRGQRLPFMNDSISLKVHGPARIVGPTNVPLQGGTAGFWLEATGFTGEITVEAVSSRFAPVTLGVTAA, encoded by the coding sequence ATGCGTTCCGTCGTTTCCTTCAACGAAGGCTGGAGTTTCCATGAGGGCTTCGGCCAGCGTTTGCTCGAAGCTTTCGATGCGGCCAAGTCGGTCAGCCTGCCGCATACCGCTGTCGAACTGCCCTTCAGCTATTTCGACGAGACCAGCTATCAGCGCGCCTTCACCTATCAGAAGGTGCTGCGCTGGCTGCCGGAGTTCGAAGGCCGCGAAGTCTCGCTCGTCTTCGACGCCGCCATGGCCGACAGCGTCGTCTATCTGAACGGCGAGGAAATCATTGCCCATAAGGACGGTTATACCCCCTTCGAGGCCCGCCTCACCGGCAAGCTCGTCAAGGGCGAGAACCTCGTCACCGTCAAGATCGACGGCAGCGAGAATCCCGACATTCCGCCTTTCGGCGGCCGCATCGATTATCTGACCTATGCCGGCATCTACCGCGACGTCTGGCTGAAGGTTACCGACCCGGTCTCGATCCGCAATCTCAAGATCGAAACCACCGACGTTCTTCGCCCGGAGAAATCGGCGACCATACGCGTCGACATCGCCAATCCCGAGGGCCGCAGCTTCTCGGCGACCGTCACCGCCACGCTGAAGCAGGCCGACGGCACGGTGGTCGCCACTGCCGCGACCGAAACGATCGGCAGCCGCACCACGCTCTCCTTTGGTGGCCTCACCGGCATCGCCCTCTGGGACATCACCGATCCCACGCTCTATGACGTCACCGTCGAGCTGAGGACCGAACACGGCTCCGACCGTGTCTCAACCAGGTTCGGCTTCCGCACCGCCGAATTCACGCCGGAAGGTTTCCTCCTCAACGGCAAGCCATTGAAGCTGCGCGGCCTCAACCGTCATCAGGCCTTCCCCTATGTCGGTTATGCCGCCGGCCGCTCCGCCCAGGAGCGCGATGCCGACATCATGAAGACGGTGCTGAAGTGCAATATCGTCCGCACCTCGCATTATCCGCAGTCGAAATGGTTCCTCGACCGATGCGACACAATCGGTCTGCTGGTTTTCGAGGAGATCCCCGGCTGGCAGCATATCGGCGATGCCGACTGGCAGCAGGAATCGATCGAGAACGTCCGCCGCATGATCGAGCGCGACTGGAACCACCCCTCGATCATCATCTGGGGCGTGCGCATCAACGAATCGCAGGATAATCACGATTTCTACGCCGAGACCAATCGCCTCGCCCGTGAACTCGACAGCACCCGCCAGACCGGCGGCGTGCGTTATCTCACCGAGAGCGAGCTGCTCGAAGACGTCTACACGATGAACGACTTCATCCTCGGCAATGAAGAGCTGCCGGGCGCCAACCGCCCACGCACCGCGCTGCGCGCTCAGCAGGAAAATACCGGACTGTCCCACAAGGTGCCGTACCTCATCACCGAGTTCAACGGCCACATGCACCCGACGAAGATTTATGACCAGGAGCAGCGCCAGGCCGAGCATGTGCGCCGGCACCTTGATGTACTGAATGCCGCCTATGGCGACCCTGATATCTCCGGCGCCATCGGCTGGTGCATGTTCGATTACAACACCCACAAGGATTTCGGCTCCGGCGACCGCATCTGCTATCACGGCGTGATGGACATGTTCCGCGAGCCGAAATTCGCGGCCTATGCCTATATCAGCCAGTGCGACCCTTCCGAGGAGATCGTCATGAAGCCGGTGACCTTCTGGGCGCGCGGCGAACGCAATATCGGCGGCGTGCTGCCGCTGATCATCCTGACCAACTGCGACGAGGTGGAGCTGCAATATGGCTCGCTCAGCAAGCGCATCGGTCCGGACCGCGAAAACTACCCGCATCTGCCGCATCCGCCCGTTGTGCTCGACCATCGGCACTTTACCGCCGACGAGCTCGGCACCTGGGGTCTCGAATGGATCGACGGCACCTTCACCGGTTATATCGGCGGGGAGCCGGTGGCCAGCCTGACGCTGGCGGCCGATCCGCTGCCCACGACCCTGGAAGTCGTTGCCGACAGCTCGACGCTGAGGGCACGCGAACGCGACAGCACGCGCGTCATCATCCGCGCCCTCGACCAGCGCGGCCAGCGCCTGCCCTTCATGAACGACAGCATTTCGCTGAAGGTTCACGGCCCGGCAAGGATCGTCGGCCCGACCAACGTGCCACTGCAGGGCGGCACTGCCGGCTTCTGGCTGGAGGCGACAGGGTTCACCGGCGAGATCACCGTCGAAGCGGTCTCCTCGCGTTTCGCGCCGGTGACGCTCGGTGTGACGGCCGCCTGA
- a CDS encoding carbohydrate ABC transporter permease, with protein MSSVTSPIATSATLPQTSDSRNDNKNSNTRWIGRTVIYGLLLVFAVLYLMPLFVMLTTSFKTMDEIQNGNMLALPQSPTFDPWIKAWGETCVGLTCAGIKGYFWNSIKMVVPAVAISTIMGALNGYVLTKWRFPGHTLVFGLMLFACFIPFQSVLLPMATILGSLGRFGMTLQNTTGFNFGFGNPTVNLVFVHVVYGLGFTTLFFRNFYEAFPTELVRAAQVDGASFFQIFRRIMLPNSLPIIVVTVIYQFTNIWNDFLFASAYAGTGDTMPMTVALNNVVNTSTGVVEYNVNMAAAMIAAVPTLIVYILAGRYFVRGLMAGAVKG; from the coding sequence ATGAGCAGCGTGACCTCTCCGATAGCAACCTCGGCAACGCTGCCGCAGACCAGCGACAGCAGAAACGACAACAAGAACAGCAACACCCGCTGGATCGGCCGCACCGTCATCTACGGCCTGCTGCTGGTCTTCGCCGTCCTCTATCTGATGCCGCTCTTCGTCATGCTCACCACCTCGTTCAAGACCATGGACGAGATCCAGAACGGCAACATGCTGGCGCTGCCGCAATCGCCGACCTTCGATCCCTGGATCAAGGCCTGGGGCGAGACCTGCGTCGGGCTCACCTGCGCCGGCATCAAGGGTTACTTCTGGAACTCGATCAAGATGGTCGTGCCGGCTGTCGCGATCTCCACCATCATGGGGGCGCTGAACGGTTATGTGCTGACCAAATGGCGCTTCCCCGGCCACACGCTGGTGTTCGGGCTGATGCTGTTTGCCTGCTTCATCCCGTTCCAGTCAGTGCTGTTGCCGATGGCAACGATCCTGGGCTCCCTCGGCCGCTTCGGCATGACGCTGCAGAATACCACGGGCTTCAACTTCGGCTTCGGCAATCCGACGGTCAATCTGGTCTTCGTGCATGTCGTCTATGGCTTGGGCTTCACGACGCTGTTCTTCCGCAATTTCTACGAGGCCTTTCCGACCGAGCTGGTCAGGGCCGCCCAGGTCGATGGCGCCAGCTTCTTCCAGATCTTCCGCCGCATCATGCTGCCGAACTCGCTGCCGATCATCGTCGTCACGGTGATCTACCAGTTCACCAATATCTGGAACGACTTCCTGTTTGCCTCGGCTTACGCCGGCACCGGTGACACCATGCCGATGACGGTGGCGCTGAACAATGTCGTCAACACCTCGACCGGGGTGGTCGAATACAATGTCAACATGGCGGCGGCGATGATCGCCGCCGTGCCGACGCTCATCGTCTATATCCTCGCCGGCCGCTACTTCGTGCGCGGTCTGATGGCGGGCGCTGTCAAAGGGTAA
- a CDS encoding LacI family DNA-binding transcriptional regulator gives MTEPSRPQRGENLDITHKRGKPTLRTIATIAGLAVTTVSRALSDAPQISLETRQRVHRIAREIGYLPDRAAQRLKTGRTNVIAILLDSHEEVVGFSTSIMYGIAKALKETSYHLVVAPNFLSTTDVEAAEYIIRNHLADGLIFTRTEPLDARVRLLLETGFPFICHGRTEFSTQHPYVDYDNFTFAYEATRRLIAKGRKKAAVILPPKRLTFCQHILHGFMTAVREAGIAYEIPEAVDLDTPADVLRDFIRSRADDPDAPDGFICPGEVSALAVISGMSDAGRILAVDYDIVAKETSRLLSQLQPKVDTIHEDLTAAGEDLGRMLLQRINNPDAEDLQLLLPPQINFPIG, from the coding sequence GTGACCGAACCGTCCCGGCCGCAACGCGGCGAAAATCTCGATATCACGCATAAGCGCGGCAAGCCGACCTTGCGAACGATCGCCACGATCGCCGGTCTTGCGGTGACGACGGTGTCACGGGCGCTTTCCGATGCGCCGCAGATTTCGCTCGAGACCCGCCAACGCGTGCACCGTATCGCCCGCGAGATCGGCTACCTTCCTGATCGGGCCGCGCAGCGTCTGAAGACCGGCCGCACCAACGTCATCGCCATCCTGCTCGATTCGCACGAGGAAGTGGTCGGTTTCAGCACCTCGATCATGTACGGCATCGCCAAGGCGCTGAAGGAGACCTCCTACCATCTTGTCGTCGCCCCGAACTTCCTGTCGACGACCGATGTCGAGGCGGCTGAATACATCATCCGAAATCACCTCGCCGACGGGCTGATCTTCACGCGCACCGAACCGCTCGATGCCCGCGTCCGCCTGCTGCTCGAGACCGGCTTTCCCTTCATCTGTCATGGCCGCACCGAATTTTCGACGCAGCACCCCTATGTCGACTACGACAATTTCACCTTTGCCTATGAGGCGACGCGCCGGCTGATCGCTAAGGGCCGCAAAAAGGCGGCAGTCATCCTGCCGCCGAAACGGCTGACCTTCTGCCAGCATATCCTGCATGGCTTTATGACGGCGGTGCGCGAGGCAGGCATCGCCTATGAGATCCCCGAGGCGGTCGATCTCGATACGCCGGCAGACGTGCTGCGCGACTTCATTCGCAGCCGCGCTGATGACCCGGATGCTCCTGATGGTTTCATCTGCCCCGGCGAAGTTTCGGCGCTTGCCGTCATCAGCGGCATGAGCGATGCCGGCCGCATACTGGCCGTCGATTACGATATCGTCGCCAAGGAGACGTCCCGCCTTCTCAGCCAGTTGCAGCCCAAGGTCGACACGATCCACGAGGACCTGACGGCGGCCGGCGAGGATCTGGGACGCATGCTGCTGCAGCGCATCAACAATCCGGATGCCGAGGATCTGCAACTCCTGCTGCCGCCGCAGATCAACTTTCCGATCGGTTAG
- the queC gene encoding 7-cyano-7-deazaguanine synthase QueC: protein MKTIVVCSGGLDSVTLAHKVAAEQQLIGLVSFDYGQRHRKELDFAARCASRLSVPHHIIDIASIGGHLSGSALTDNVEVPDGHYAEETMKATVVPNRNAIMLAIAFGLAAAQKADAVAVAVHGGDHFIYPDCRPGFIDAFQRMQNEALEGYASVKLLAPYVDVSKAAIVVDGEKHGTPFSETWSCYKGGERHCGRCGTCVERREAFHLAGVPDPTEYEDRDFWKAAVSRYSATEVR, encoded by the coding sequence ATGAAAACCATCGTCGTCTGCTCCGGCGGACTGGACTCCGTTACGCTTGCCCACAAGGTAGCAGCGGAACAACAGCTTATCGGTCTCGTATCCTTCGACTACGGCCAACGGCATCGCAAGGAACTCGACTTCGCCGCCAGATGTGCCTCACGCCTCTCCGTTCCCCATCATATCATCGACATCGCCAGCATCGGCGGCCATCTCAGCGGATCGGCCCTGACCGACAATGTCGAGGTTCCGGACGGCCACTACGCCGAGGAGACAATGAAAGCCACCGTCGTGCCCAACCGCAATGCCATCATGCTGGCAATCGCATTCGGTTTGGCGGCCGCGCAAAAAGCAGATGCCGTTGCCGTCGCCGTGCATGGCGGCGACCACTTCATTTACCCGGACTGCCGGCCGGGCTTCATCGATGCTTTCCAGCGCATGCAGAACGAAGCGCTGGAAGGTTATGCGAGCGTGAAACTGCTTGCCCCATACGTCGATGTCTCCAAAGCAGCGATCGTGGTTGACGGCGAAAAACACGGCACGCCGTTTTCGGAGACATGGTCCTGCTACAAAGGCGGCGAGCGCCACTGCGGGCGCTGCGGAACCTGTGTGGAACGTCGCGAAGCGTTCCATCTTGCCGGCGTCCCCGATCCCACGGAATACGAAGACCGCGATTTCTGGAAAGCGGCCGTGTCTCGATATTCGGCCACGGAGGTGCGTTGA
- a CDS encoding ABC transporter substrate-binding protein, whose amino-acid sequence MNKFLSSAAIAVVMMAGLSAARAADVKEVQMLHWWTSGGEAAALNVLKQDLSKEGFAWKDVPVAGGGGDAAMTALKAMVAAGTYPTASQMLGYTVLDYAQAGVMGDLTETAKKEGWDKSVPAALQKFSVYDGKWVAAPVNVHSVNWLWINKAVMDKIGGTQPKTFDELIALLDKAKAAGVIPLALGGQNWQEATMFDSIVLSTGGPEFYKKAFNDLDDESLKSDTMKKSFDNLATIIKYVDPNFSGRDWNLATAMVIKGDALVQVMGDWAKGEFVAAKKTPDTDFLCYRFPGTDGSVVYNSDMFGMFNVPDDRKAAQVALATATLSKSFQSAFNVVKGSVPARTDVPDTDFDACGKKGIADLKAANEGGTLFGSLAQGYGAPPAIANAYKDVVSKFVHGQIKTSDEAVKQLVQAIDDAR is encoded by the coding sequence ATGAACAAGTTTTTGAGCTCGGCAGCTATTGCTGTCGTGATGATGGCTGGCCTCAGTGCTGCCCGCGCCGCCGACGTGAAGGAAGTGCAGATGCTGCACTGGTGGACGTCTGGAGGCGAGGCAGCGGCGCTGAACGTCCTGAAGCAGGATCTTTCGAAGGAAGGTTTTGCCTGGAAGGACGTTCCTGTTGCCGGCGGTGGCGGCGATGCGGCGATGACGGCGCTGAAGGCGATGGTTGCGGCCGGCACCTATCCGACAGCCTCGCAGATGCTGGGTTATACCGTGCTCGATTATGCCCAGGCCGGCGTCATGGGCGATCTGACCGAGACGGCGAAGAAGGAAGGCTGGGACAAGTCGGTTCCGGCAGCCCTGCAGAAGTTCTCGGTCTATGACGGCAAGTGGGTTGCTGCCCCCGTCAACGTGCACTCGGTCAACTGGCTGTGGATCAACAAGGCTGTGATGGACAAGATCGGCGGCACCCAGCCGAAGACCTTCGACGAGCTGATCGCCCTGCTCGACAAGGCCAAGGCAGCCGGCGTGATCCCGCTCGCCCTTGGCGGCCAGAACTGGCAGGAAGCGACGATGTTCGATTCCATCGTGCTGTCGACCGGCGGTCCGGAGTTCTACAAGAAGGCCTTCAACGACCTCGACGATGAATCGCTGAAGTCCGACACGATGAAGAAGTCCTTCGACAATCTGGCGACAATCATCAAATATGTCGACCCGAACTTCTCGGGCCGTGACTGGAACCTGGCAACGGCCATGGTCATCAAGGGTGACGCGCTGGTGCAGGTGATGGGCGACTGGGCCAAGGGCGAATTCGTCGCCGCCAAGAAGACGCCGGACACCGACTTCCTCTGCTACCGCTTCCCCGGCACCGACGGCAGCGTGGTCTACAACTCCGACATGTTCGGCATGTTCAACGTTCCTGATGACCGCAAGGCCGCCCAGGTGGCGCTGGCAACCGCGACGCTGTCGAAGAGCTTCCAGTCGGCCTTCAACGTCGTCAAGGGTTCGGTGCCGGCTCGTACCGACGTTCCCGACACCGACTTCGACGCTTGCGGCAAGAAGGGCATCGCCGACCTGAAGGCAGCCAACGAAGGCGGCACGCTGTTCGGTTCGCTGGCGCAAGGCTATGGCGCACCGCCGGCCATCGCCAATGCCTACAAGGATGTCGTCTCGAAGTTCGTCCACGGCCAGATCAAGACCTCTGACGAAGCCGTCAAGCAGCTCGTCCAGGCGATCGACGACGCCCGCTGA
- the queE gene encoding 7-carboxy-7-deazaguanine synthase QueE: protein MSVGTIRVSEIFGPTIQGEGVLIGLPTVFVRTGGCDYRCSWCDSLHAVDSAFRDQWIPMSTEAVWHKVTELSGGKPLTVSLSGGNPAIQPLRPLVELGHSQGYRFALETQGSVAQAWFRDLDILVISPKPPSSGMLTDWDQVDYCLQLAAGGPEIALKIVIFDDADYEFAQRAGERYPQIPLFLQPGNHTPPLPDDDDAGIDIDGVMDRMHWLVDKVTADQWFSARVLPQLHVLLWGNKRGV, encoded by the coding sequence GTGAGCGTGGGGACCATTCGCGTCAGCGAGATCTTTGGCCCGACCATACAGGGTGAAGGCGTCTTGATTGGGCTGCCGACGGTGTTCGTCAGGACAGGCGGCTGTGACTATCGGTGTTCCTGGTGCGACAGCCTTCACGCCGTCGACAGCGCGTTCCGGGATCAATGGATTCCTATGTCCACTGAGGCGGTCTGGCATAAGGTCACCGAACTCTCCGGGGGCAAACCACTGACGGTTTCCCTTTCCGGAGGCAATCCGGCGATACAGCCCTTGAGGCCGCTGGTCGAGCTCGGCCATTCCCAGGGATACCGCTTTGCACTGGAAACGCAGGGAAGCGTAGCCCAGGCCTGGTTTCGCGATCTCGACATCCTTGTCATCAGCCCTAAACCGCCATCCAGCGGAATGCTGACGGATTGGGACCAGGTGGACTACTGTCTTCAACTGGCAGCCGGCGGTCCGGAGATCGCCTTGAAGATCGTCATCTTCGACGATGCCGACTACGAATTCGCCCAACGGGCGGGTGAGCGCTATCCCCAAATTCCACTGTTCCTCCAACCAGGCAACCACACCCCGCCGCTGCCCGATGACGACGACGCAGGCATCGATATCGACGGCGTGATGGATCGCATGCACTGGCTTGTCGACAAGGTGACGGCCGACCAATGGTTTTCAGCCCGCGTACTGCCCCAACTGCACGTGCTGCTTTGGGGAAACAAGCGAGGGGTCTGA
- a CDS encoding ABC transporter ATP-binding protein, whose amino-acid sequence MAFLEISGLKKRFGAVDILKGIDLELEKGGFLVLVGPSGCGKSTLLNTIAGLETITSGDIKIDGRDISGLHPSKRDIAMVFQSYALYPNMTVAGNIAFGMEIRGVPKEERARAIAQVSDMLQIGHLLDRKPSQLSGGQRQRVAMGRALVRNPQVFLFDEPLSNLDAKLRVDMRTEIKRLHQRMGTTFVYVTHDQIEAMTLATKIAVLKDGVLQQFGTPAEIYNSPSNIFVADFMGSPAMNLLNATVENGAGGLEVSLERPNAAPLKLPVISGNDGLTAYTGRQVIFGIRPEALTDPDGADRKARSLTEGDCLIEVVEPAGSDTFAVTKLGGKSVVARLRADTGIAPGQNTRLAFNLDKAVFFDPETQARIA is encoded by the coding sequence ATGGCCTTCCTCGAAATCTCCGGTCTCAAAAAGCGCTTCGGCGCCGTCGACATTCTCAAGGGGATCGACCTCGAACTCGAAAAGGGCGGCTTTCTCGTGCTGGTCGGCCCGTCCGGCTGCGGCAAGTCCACGCTGCTCAACACCATTGCCGGGCTGGAGACGATCACCTCAGGCGATATCAAGATCGACGGGCGCGACATCAGCGGGCTGCATCCCTCCAAGCGCGACATCGCCATGGTGTTCCAGTCCTATGCGCTCTATCCGAACATGACGGTGGCGGGCAACATCGCCTTCGGCATGGAGATCCGCGGCGTGCCCAAGGAGGAGCGTGCCAGGGCGATCGCCCAAGTCTCCGACATGCTGCAGATCGGCCACCTGCTCGACCGCAAGCCGAGCCAGCTGTCGGGCGGCCAGCGCCAGCGTGTCGCCATGGGAAGGGCGCTGGTGCGCAATCCGCAGGTCTTCCTGTTCGACGAGCCGCTCTCCAATCTCGACGCCAAGCTGCGGGTCGACATGCGCACCGAGATCAAGCGGCTGCATCAGCGCATGGGCACCACCTTCGTCTATGTCACCCACGACCAGATCGAGGCGATGACGCTGGCGACCAAGATCGCCGTGCTGAAGGACGGCGTGCTGCAGCAGTTCGGCACACCGGCCGAGATCTATAACAGCCCCTCCAATATCTTCGTCGCCGACTTCATGGGATCGCCGGCGATGAACCTGCTCAACGCCACCGTCGAGAACGGCGCCGGCGGGCTCGAAGTCTCGCTGGAGCGGCCGAATGCCGCCCCGCTCAAACTGCCGGTCATATCAGGCAATGACGGTCTGACCGCCTATACCGGCAGGCAGGTGATCTTCGGCATCCGCCCGGAGGCCTTGACCGACCCCGATGGCGCCGACCGCAAGGCGCGCTCGCTGACCGAGGGCGATTGCCTGATCGAGGTGGTCGAACCGGCCGGCTCCGACACCTTCGCCGTCACCAAGCTCGGCGGCAAATCTGTCGTCGCCCGCCTGCGCGCCGATACAGGCATCGCGCCAGGACAAAATACCCGCCTCGCCTTCAATCTCGACAAGGCCGTCTTCTTCGATCCGGAAACACAGGCGCGGATTGCGTGA
- a CDS encoding carbohydrate ABC transporter permease, with amino-acid sequence MSTVATTEPAITTRGTRASIRGRLQDALPKIVLAPSFVITIIFVYGFIVWTAYLSFTNSKTFPSYALTGARAYQRLWRWTFESDPPSSWYTSITNMAIFGFLYIGICLVLGLFLAILLDQKIRGESVLRPIFLYPMALSFIVTGVAWKWFLDPGLGLEQTLHHFGWTSFHFDWIKNKDFVIYTVVIAGVWQASGFVMAMFLAGLRGIDGEIMKAAQIDGASPFQLYRRIVIPLLRPIFLSAFIVLAHMAIKSYDLVVALTSGGPGGSAWLPSNFMYEYTFKRNEMAVGSASAIIMLMTISAIIVPYLYSELKEKAR; translated from the coding sequence ATGAGCACCGTTGCGACAACAGAACCCGCGATCACAACGCGCGGGACAAGAGCATCCATTCGTGGCCGGCTGCAGGATGCGCTGCCGAAGATCGTCTTGGCGCCGAGCTTCGTCATCACCATCATCTTCGTCTACGGCTTCATCGTCTGGACGGCCTATCTGTCGTTCACCAATTCCAAGACCTTTCCCTCCTATGCGCTGACCGGAGCACGCGCCTATCAGCGGCTGTGGCGCTGGACCTTCGAGAGCGATCCGCCGTCCTCCTGGTACACCTCGATCACCAACATGGCGATCTTCGGCTTCCTCTATATCGGTATCTGCCTGGTGCTCGGTCTCTTCCTCGCCATCCTGCTCGACCAGAAGATCCGCGGCGAGAGCGTGTTGCGGCCGATCTTCCTCTATCCGATGGCGCTCTCCTTCATCGTGACAGGCGTTGCCTGGAAATGGTTCCTCGATCCCGGCCTCGGGCTAGAACAGACGCTGCACCATTTTGGCTGGACGAGCTTCCACTTCGACTGGATCAAGAACAAGGACTTCGTCATCTACACCGTCGTCATCGCCGGCGTCTGGCAGGCGTCCGGCTTCGTCATGGCGATGTTCCTGGCGGGTCTGCGCGGCATCGACGGCGAGATCATGAAGGCCGCCCAGATCGACGGCGCTTCGCCATTCCAGCTCTATCGGCGCATCGTCATTCCGCTGCTGCGGCCGATCTTTCTGTCGGCCTTCATCGTGCTCGCCCATATGGCGATCAAGTCCTACGACCTCGTGGTGGCGCTGACCTCGGGCGGCCCCGGCGGCTCGGCCTGGCTGCCGTCGAACTTCATGTATGAATACACTTTCAAGCGCAACGAGATGGCCGTCGGCTCGGCCAGCGCCATCATCATGCTGATGACGATCTCGGCGATCATCGTTCCCTATCTCTATTCCGAACTGAAGGAGAAGGCGCGATGA
- a CDS encoding LacI family DNA-binding transcriptional regulator: MSGMSRRRITSKELAKLAGVSSATISRAFSPDSRIGSATRDRILAVAREHGYQPNAIARSLNNQRSRLVALVVNAIGNPCEAEEQQLLVHRLQARQLLPIILCCADHSDRLQLMRLASTYQVDHVVVFSDMVSMQDAVDIFHTTKPIIVSFEPLDNESVSSIRIDGAEAADEIIDKIVRDGKKRFAYLSGTNSSWIDKLRRKWFADALAKRGLSFEAQAFGDYSYDSGFKEAVLLLHRDKVDAIICGNDVMAIGARDAARRVLGKNTPDDIAIVGQDGIAMAAWDCNDLTTLSLDHVAFIDAVVELIERHDAEIEGPHSITLTCTARWGSTA; this comes from the coding sequence ATGAGCGGTATGAGCAGACGGCGGATCACCTCGAAGGAACTGGCGAAACTCGCCGGCGTCTCCTCCGCCACCATTTCCCGCGCCTTCTCGCCGGATTCGCGCATCGGCAGCGCGACGCGCGACCGCATCCTCGCCGTCGCGCGTGAACATGGCTACCAACCGAACGCGATCGCCCGCTCACTGAATAACCAGCGGTCGCGCCTTGTCGCTCTGGTCGTCAATGCGATCGGCAACCCTTGCGAGGCCGAGGAGCAGCAGCTTCTCGTCCACCGTCTGCAGGCAAGACAATTGCTGCCGATCATCCTCTGCTGCGCCGATCATTCCGACCGGCTGCAGCTGATGCGCCTTGCCTCCACCTATCAGGTCGATCACGTCGTCGTCTTTTCCGACATGGTGTCGATGCAGGATGCGGTCGATATTTTCCACACGACGAAGCCGATCATCGTCTCCTTCGAGCCGCTCGACAACGAAAGCGTCTCCAGCATCCGCATCGACGGCGCTGAGGCCGCGGACGAGATCATCGACAAGATTGTCCGCGACGGCAAGAAGCGTTTCGCCTACCTCTCCGGCACCAATTCAAGCTGGATCGACAAACTCAGGCGAAAATGGTTCGCCGATGCGCTGGCCAAGCGCGGCCTTTCCTTCGAAGCGCAGGCCTTCGGCGATTATTCTTATGATTCCGGCTTCAAGGAAGCCGTGCTCCTGCTGCACCGTGACAAGGTCGACGCCATCATCTGCGGCAACGACGTCATGGCGATCGGCGCACGCGATGCAGCCCGCCGAGTGCTTGGCAAGAACACGCCTGATGATATCGCCATCGTCGGCCAGGACGGCATCGCTATGGCCGCCTGGGATTGCAACGACCTGACCACGCTGAGCCTCGACCACGTTGCCTTCATTGATGCCGTCGTCGAACTGATCGAACGCCATGACGCCGAGATCGAAGGCCCGCACAGCATCACGCTCACCTGCACCGCCCGCTGGGGCTCGACCGCCTAA